In a genomic window of Pontibacter liquoris:
- a CDS encoding T9SS type A sorting domain-containing protein, translating into MIRILPFLRHLFYFPVLLGFTGTIACLLSFPAQAAPNTVSRLPAATPVIEIASEPSQFLAAQGEEQTQFYVIYFNDFPPGQSGFISVLDPSGSFTISTQETTGFGATLEIKPNGDGSLDAVTVYIRYQPTDDQYHLASLSHSSTGAETQTFSVEGYPPLVPLPVQLVFFKASRQSSSVVFDWRAAPDEDLSHFELEASSDPQQGFHTIGTLACLPQHALAETDYHYVYQPPTKNPTMYYRLAQVYLNNAPLYSKIVVVEMPPVLKTSILAYPTPFLTTLQLHVAAREDAFLKVVVHTLHGEEVLSQTYRVLSGENEIALDTTRVYARGIYLLTAALSGSVYTCKVVKL; encoded by the coding sequence ATGATACGCATCCTGCCTTTTCTACGACACTTGTTTTATTTCCCGGTATTGCTGGGTTTCACAGGCACGATTGCCTGCTTGCTCTCCTTCCCTGCCCAGGCTGCCCCAAACACAGTGAGCAGGTTGCCGGCCGCTACTCCGGTTATTGAAATAGCAAGTGAGCCATCCCAGTTTCTGGCTGCGCAGGGGGAAGAACAAACCCAATTTTATGTGATCTACTTCAACGACTTCCCCCCCGGTCAGTCGGGCTTCATCTCCGTTTTGGATCCTTCCGGCTCCTTTACGATTTCCACGCAGGAGACAACAGGCTTTGGCGCTACCCTGGAAATCAAGCCCAACGGCGATGGTTCCCTGGACGCCGTTACAGTCTATATCCGGTATCAGCCCACCGATGATCAGTATCATCTGGCTTCCTTATCCCACAGCAGTACCGGAGCAGAAACACAGACCTTTTCTGTGGAAGGCTATCCCCCGCTTGTCCCGCTGCCCGTGCAGCTAGTGTTTTTCAAAGCAAGCCGGCAGTCGTCCTCTGTCGTCTTCGACTGGCGGGCTGCCCCGGACGAGGACCTCTCCCATTTTGAACTCGAGGCCTCTTCCGATCCGCAGCAGGGTTTTCACACTATCGGGACGCTGGCTTGCCTGCCGCAGCACGCACTGGCAGAAACAGACTATCATTATGTCTATCAGCCCCCGACCAAGAATCCCACCATGTATTACCGCCTGGCCCAGGTCTATTTGAACAATGCCCCCTTGTATAGCAAGATCGTCGTGGTGGAAATGCCGCCTGTCCTGAAAACAAGCATCCTTGCGTATCCGACCCCATTCCTGACAACATTACAGCTCCATGTCGCTGCAAGGGAGGATGCCTTTTTAAAGGTAGTGGTGCATACCCTGCACGGGGAAGAGGTCCTGAGCCAGACCTATCGTGTACTGTCTGGTGAAAATGAAATTGCGCTCGATACCACCCGGGTATATGCACGGGGCATCTACCTGCTGACAGCCGCGCTAAGTGGCAGTGTCTATACATGTAAAGTGGTAAAACTTTAA